A DNA window from Amycolatopsis sp. DSM 110486 contains the following coding sequences:
- a CDS encoding DNA alkylation repair protein, whose protein sequence is MPLADEMLNDAVVRGLLASMKAAAPGVAFGELRRVRLGGLGLRQRTDAVRDALLADLPGGYRELSDVVERALADESFSGWMIWPVSEAASARALADGGPVAFDAALDLLAALTPRLTAEFAIRPLLDADLDRALPKVLTWTSDPSEHVRRLASEGTRPLLPWARRVGAITARPGVTAPILDALHRDSSAYVRRSVANHLNDLSRARPEAAVAAAGRWVGASGDKQTAQLVRHGLRTLIKQGDPGALALLGFAPPSGITFDGLVLSAPSVTIGAELGFTGTLRNTGDTPMNLVVDYVVHHRKANGTTTPKVFKLTTRVLDPGAELLLDRTHSFRVITTRVYHPGAHALEIQVNGTSLGKADFELLA, encoded by the coding sequence ATGCCGCTGGCTGACGAGATGCTCAACGACGCGGTCGTCAGGGGGCTGCTCGCGTCGATGAAGGCAGCCGCGCCCGGCGTCGCGTTCGGGGAGCTCCGCCGGGTCCGCCTGGGTGGGCTCGGGCTGCGGCAACGCACGGACGCGGTGCGCGACGCACTGTTGGCCGACCTGCCGGGCGGCTACCGCGAGCTGTCGGACGTCGTGGAGCGGGCGTTGGCCGACGAATCGTTCTCCGGCTGGATGATCTGGCCCGTCTCGGAGGCGGCTTCGGCGCGGGCTCTGGCGGACGGCGGGCCGGTCGCGTTCGACGCCGCGTTGGATCTGCTCGCCGCCTTGACCCCGCGGCTCACGGCGGAGTTCGCCATCCGGCCGCTGCTCGACGCGGATCTCGACCGGGCGTTGCCGAAGGTGCTGACCTGGACTTCCGACCCGTCGGAGCACGTCCGCCGCCTGGCCTCGGAGGGCACGCGGCCGCTGCTGCCGTGGGCGCGCCGGGTGGGGGCGATCACCGCCCGGCCGGGCGTCACGGCGCCGATCCTCGACGCGCTGCACCGCGACTCTTCGGCGTACGTGCGGCGTTCGGTTGCCAACCACCTCAACGATCTGAGCCGCGCGCGTCCCGAGGCGGCGGTGGCCGCGGCCGGCCGCTGGGTGGGTGCTTCCGGTGACAAACAGACTGCGCAACTCGTCCGACACGGCCTGCGCACCCTGATCAAACAAGGCGACCCGGGTGCGTTGGCGCTGCTCGGCTTCGCGCCACCGTCCGGCATCACCTTCGACGGTCTCGTGCTCTCGGCGCCTTCGGTGACCATCGGCGCCGAACTGGGCTTCACCGGCACGCTGCGCAACACGGGCGACACGCCGATGAACCTGGTCGTCGACTACGTCGTGCACCACCGCAAAGCCAACGGCACCACCACACCGAAGGTCTTCAAGCTCACCACCCGCGTCCTCGACCCGGGCGCGGAGCTGCTCCTGGACCGCACCCACTCCTTCCGCGTCATCACCACCCGCGTCTACCACCCGGGCGCGCACGCGCTGGAGATCCAGGTGAACGGAACTTCGTTGGGGAAGGCGGATTTCGAGCTGTTGGCGTGA
- a CDS encoding TetR/AcrR family transcriptional regulator produces MPIQNTSAKDRLLLAAAQLLDAAAGGPVSTRAICERAGVQAPTLYHHFGSKQGLLDTVVNFGFTQYVESTDKNRADADPVEQIREGWDRHVDYGLTHPAFYVLLYGQIQPGVPCTLTSSAEAMLLELLTHAARQGRLRVTPAEAARQIAAANSGVTLSLIAQPEDARDLAMSHQVRDALLAKLITDEPADAPSTVGALAVALATALDGKSEQLTPVEQTMLREWLDRLAS; encoded by the coding sequence ATGCCCATCCAGAACACCAGCGCCAAGGACCGGCTGCTCCTGGCAGCAGCCCAGCTCCTCGACGCGGCGGCCGGCGGACCGGTCTCGACCCGCGCGATCTGCGAGCGGGCCGGCGTGCAGGCGCCGACGCTGTACCACCACTTCGGCAGCAAGCAGGGACTGCTCGACACGGTGGTCAACTTCGGCTTCACCCAGTATGTGGAGAGCACCGACAAAAACCGCGCGGACGCCGATCCGGTCGAGCAGATCCGCGAGGGCTGGGACCGCCACGTGGACTACGGCCTGACCCACCCCGCCTTCTACGTGCTGCTCTACGGCCAGATCCAGCCCGGCGTCCCCTGCACCCTCACCTCCAGCGCCGAGGCGATGCTGCTGGAGCTGCTCACGCACGCCGCCCGCCAGGGCCGCCTGCGCGTGACCCCCGCCGAGGCCGCGCGGCAGATCGCGGCCGCCAACTCCGGCGTCACGCTCAGCCTCATCGCCCAGCCCGAAGACGCGCGCGACCTGGCGATGTCCCACCAGGTCCGCGACGCGCTGCTCGCCAAGCTGATCACCGACGAGCCCGCCGACGCGCCGTCGACAGTCGGCGCGCTGGCCGTCGCCCTCGCGACGGCGCTGGACGGGAAGAGCGAGCAGCTCACCCCGGTCGAGCAGACCATGCTGCGCGAGTGGCTGGACCGCCTCGCCTCCTAA
- a CDS encoding DUF664 domain-containing protein, whose translation MWPRCPPPGLNLADVQAAEVVASRGDSPGYVPWWPRPDVMLFNVLVHMLTETSRHAGHADILREQLDGEVEMDAAGMARRGQDAAFWESRRAEIERAAKAADPATA comes from the coding sequence ATCTGGCCTCGATGTCCCCCACCCGGCCTGAACCTTGCGGACGTTCAGGCAGCAGAGGTCGTTGCGAGTCGGGGCGACTCGCCCGGCTACGTGCCCTGGTGGCCACGTCCTGACGTGATGCTGTTCAACGTCCTGGTCCACATGCTCACGGAGACCAGCCGGCACGCCGGGCACGCCGACATCCTGCGCGAACAGTTGGACGGCGAAGTCGAGATGGACGCGGCAGGCATGGCCCGGCGGGGGCAGGATGCAGCCTTCTGGGAGAGCCGGCGGGCGGAAATCGAGCGGGCGGCCAAAGCTGCCGATCCAGCCACGGCCTGA
- a CDS encoding LLM class F420-dependent oxidoreductase, with translation MPAALGRYGAWMSPATDDKTRKKVAVEAEKLGYATVWFGIGASSVEDLGYFEEVLDATDRITVATAIVNMWTNDAGRIAAAYHRLTERHGERFVLGVGVGHPESITTYQSPYQKMVAYLDQLDAEGVPAEARVLAALGDRSLELAATRTRGAHPYLVVPKHTEHARAVLGPSALLAPEHKVVVDDDPVAARAIGRPFVHKPYLGLRNYVNNLRRLGYTDADVSGEGSDRLIDDLVLHGTPAAIHGRLAQHLNAGADHVGVHVLGPDPLTGYRRLAEVLL, from the coding sequence ATGCCAGCAGCACTCGGCCGGTACGGCGCGTGGATGAGCCCCGCCACCGACGACAAGACCCGCAAGAAAGTGGCCGTGGAAGCCGAAAAACTGGGCTACGCCACGGTGTGGTTCGGCATCGGCGCGAGCTCCGTCGAGGATCTGGGCTACTTCGAGGAAGTCCTCGACGCCACTGACCGGATCACCGTCGCCACCGCGATCGTGAACATGTGGACCAACGACGCCGGTCGCATCGCCGCCGCCTACCACCGCCTCACCGAGCGGCACGGTGAGCGGTTCGTTCTCGGCGTCGGCGTCGGGCACCCGGAGTCGATCACGACGTACCAGAGTCCGTACCAGAAGATGGTCGCCTACCTGGACCAGCTCGACGCCGAAGGCGTGCCCGCCGAAGCCCGCGTGCTCGCGGCGCTGGGGGACCGTTCGCTCGAACTCGCCGCCACGCGGACGCGCGGCGCGCACCCGTACCTCGTCGTGCCGAAGCACACCGAGCACGCGCGGGCGGTCCTCGGCCCGAGCGCGCTGCTGGCGCCGGAGCACAAGGTCGTGGTGGACGACGATCCCGTGGCCGCCCGCGCGATCGGCCGTCCGTTCGTGCACAAGCCCTACCTCGGCCTGCGCAACTACGTGAACAACCTGCGCCGCCTCGGCTACACCGATGCCGACGTCTCCGGTGAGGGCAGCGACCGCCTCATCGACGACCTCGTCCTCCACGGCACGCCCGCCGCGATCCACGGCCGGCTGGCCCAACACCTGAACGCCGGCGCCGACCACGTCGGGGTCCACGTGCTGGGGCCCGACCCGTTGACGGGCTACCGCCGGCTCGCCGAAGTGCTTTTGTGA